DNA from Synechococcus sp. CBW1108:
GGCCTGGTGGGCCGACTTTCCCGGTCTGTAGCCATAGGAGTCCTGATCAAAGATCGGCTCCAACTGGGGCTCCAGCACCTGCTTGACCACCATCTGAGCAACGCGATCAGCCACCGTGGGAATGCCCAGAGGCCTTGAACCGCCTCCAGACTTGGGAATCTCCACACGCCGAACCGCTGGCGGGAAGTAACTCCCAGATGCCATCCGGTTCCAGAGCTTATAGAGATTATTCTCCAGGTCTTGGGCAAAGTCATCGAGACTCTGGCCATCCACACCAGCCGCCTTCCCGTTCCGCTTCACAAGCTGATAGGCCTTCCAGACCATCGCTTTGGTGATCGGTAGCGACTTGTCCGAACTCACCTCCGTCCTCCTGCCGGGGGCAGTTGTGGAGAGTGTTCGAACCGAATGACGCAGCCCCTTCGCTCCAGGGCCATTACAGCCCCTTCATCACTACTACGAGCTGCTCCGCCCCTGCCATGGGTCTTGGTAGTCGCCCTCGTGGTTGTGGCCACTTGAGACTTTCCCTTTACACCCCATGGCAGGTTCCCACGTTCCACACCGAGGCCTGTGATGGACTCATGTCGCCTGTAGCCGAAGGCTTGCGCGAAGCGGTACACCGGCTGCCATGTGGACCGTAAGCAGGTGACGTCCACACTGTTCCGGGTGTCGGCTACCTCCACCCGTTTTGACAGCGACTGAAAGCCTTTTCGTAGCCCTTGGGCTTCCGCGCAGCGGTTGCGTCAGCGGCGATTCGCTTGCGCTCATCTTTCCATCACTCACCTGACGGATCACGTCCGCCTTTTCCCCATCGCTCACCCACCGCGCCTTTTGAACGCAGCAGCATGGGGTGGTTTGGAGCCTGCCCCTGCAGGCCGGCTCCGGGAGGCCACACTCCCATCCCTGGTGTAGTTGCGTCAGTGTTCATGGTGAACGTTTGACTCGTGGCACAAGTAGCCGAAGGCTTCCGCGCAGCGGTGAGATTTCTGCCGGTGCGGCTGGACCGAGAAGATTTGCAGCCAGCGGTGAACGGTGGTTTTTGAAATTCCTGTAGCGGCTGCGAGAGAACGCGCTGACCACTGGGTGCTGCCATCGGCGGGTTTGGTCTGCAGGGCTCGGTTGATAACCTCGGCAACCTTGTCGTCCTCGTAGGTGCGCGGCCGGCCGGGGCGGAGCTCGTCGTGCAGCCCTTCCAGACCGAGATCCCGGTAGCGCTTGCGCCACTTGCCGACGGTCATCCCCGTCAGGCCCATTCGCTTGGCGATAGCGGTGTTGCTTTCACCGGCGCCGCAGGCCAGCACGATCTGGGCGCGTTGAACGATCGAATGCGGCAGGGATCGGGAATGGGCAAGGGCCTGCAAATGCTGAACCTCTTCTTCGCTGAGAACCAGCGGAGGCATCGGACGTCCAAGCGCCAAGGGGCACCTCGGGTGACACTCCGAATTCTATCTGTTATTTCCGGGACGGCACACTAGCGGATCGATTTAAAACCTAATCATCGCAGATTGGTCATCGCCACGGCACCCTGAGGAACAAACATTGCCGACAGGTACCCGATGGTTTAGCAGTTATCGAACCATTGAAGTGGGCATCGTGCCGTGTTCACAGTGC
Protein-coding regions in this window:
- the ltrA gene encoding group II intron reverse transcriptase/maturase → MSSDKSLPITKAMVWKAYQLVKRNGKAAGVDGQSLDDFAQDLENNLYKLWNRMASGSYFPPAVRRVEIPKSGGGSRPLGIPTVADRVAQMVVKQVLEPQLEPIFDQDSYGYRPGKSAHQAVESCRKRCWKYDWVVDLDIKGFFDSIDHDLLMRALRFHTSERWVLLYLRRWLEAPVELPDGSLQERTSGTPQGGVISPLLANLYLHYAFDSWMRGVFRTSRLSAMQTM
- a CDS encoding helix-turn-helix domain-containing protein, with the translated sequence MPPLVLSEEEVQHLQALAHSRSLPHSIVQRAQIVLACGAGESNTAIAKRMGLTGMTVGKWRKRYRDLGLEGLHDELRPGRPRTYEDDKVAEVINRALQTKPADGSTQWSARSLAAATGISKTTVHRWLQIFSVQPHRQKSHRCAEAFGYLCHESNVHHEH